In Podospora pseudopauciseta strain CBS 411.78 chromosome 3, whole genome shotgun sequence, one genomic interval encodes:
- a CDS encoding hypothetical protein (COG:S; EggNog:ENOG503P3QI), which translates to MRIPTLLSLLGAATALTHNNPPLQTSLTVHIPPSAPLPNPAALLPQTHATLNSLTKHHSAPLSDKSNFHFHNVTPGSYLLDIHCLTHAFLPLRVDISSFSSSSDPSEQSPIKIEAWETFRGNDWGNKGEKVSTEVSDGKSGMVVVARMAGQKSYFMERSSFSVLSIFKNPIILLSLVSMGLFFGMPKLIENMDPEMRAEWEEQQKSNPMNALMGAASGQQGGGGMGNFDMAAFLAGSGGGKEDNKGGNSGGGKKKNR; encoded by the exons ATGAGAATAccaaccctcctctccctcctggGAGCAGCCACCGCCCTCacccacaacaacccccctcttcaAACCTCCCTAACAGtccacatccccccctcggcccccctccccaacccggCCGCTCTCCTTCCCCAAACACACGCGACCCTCAACTCCCTAACCAAACACCACTCCGCCCCATTGTCGGACAAATCCAACTTCCACTTCCACAACGTCACCCCCGGCTCTTACCTGCTAGACATCCACTGCCTCACCCACGCGTTTCTTCCCCTCAGAGTGGACatttcctccttctcctcctcctcggacCCGTCAGAACAATCACCCATCAAGATTGAAGCATGGGAGACGTTTAGGGGCAACGACTGGGGAAACAAAGGGGAGAAGGTCTCTACTGAGGTGTCGGACGGGAAAtcggggatggtggttgtggcgAGGATGGCCGGCCAAAAGAGCTATTTCATGGAGAGGAGTTCGTTTTCGGTGCTGAGCATCTTCAAGAACCCGATTATCCTCCTGAGTTTGGTTTCgatggggttgttttttgggATGCCAAAGTTGATTGAGAATA TGGATCCGGAAATGCGCGCCGAGTGGGAGGAGCAGCAAAAGAGCAACCCGATGAATGCGCTGATGGGGGCGGCGAGCGGGCagcagggaggaggggggatggggaattTTGATATGGCTGCTTTCTTGGCTGGGAGCGGTGGGGGTAAGGAGGATAATAAGGGGGGGAATAGTggtggggggaagaagaaaaacaggtga
- the PMT2 gene encoding Dolichyl-phosphate-mannose--protein mannosyltransferase 2 (EggNog:ENOG503NURN; COG:O; CAZy:GT39), giving the protein MAAVNDRGPVVTGADLGDARRRNVPGTPQTVAVVPEPDDKKKVRKEPSFLEILDQWEWIIAPIVFTALAFFTRLYKIGLSNIVTWDEAHFGKFGSHYLKREFYFDVHPPAGKLLVGLSGYLAGYNGSFEFKSGETYPPELNYTFMRQFNAFWGAICVPLAYWTAKELKLRRNAVWLVTLMVLCENSYTTISRFILLDSMLLFGTVATTLCWAKFHGQRKNSFEPEWFFWLFMTGLSIGFVTSVKLVGLFVTALVGLYTIEDLWNKFGDTKMPISTLAAHVGTRVVGLIILPFLVYLLSFAIHFAVLTNSGPGDAQMSSLFQANLRGTEVGRNSPLEVAIGSKVTIKNMGYGGGLLHSHVQTYPEGSGQQQVTCYHHKDANNDWFFYPNRRDADYDAAAEPRFIADGQTIRLLHSQTGRNLHSHQIAAPITKADWEVSSYGNITVGDEKDHWKIEVVSDAASRDRSKIRTLTTAFRLKHEVLGCYLRAGNVNLPQWGFKQIEVTCTKDNKPRDTYTHWNIESHINEKLPPGDPGQYRSPFFKDFVHLNVAMMTSNNALVPDPDKQDDLASQWWQWPILHVGLRMCGWDDKIVKYFLLGNPLVYWGSTAGLGVFGLLTVWYILRWQRGYRELSQFDIDQIHYAGIYPVIGWFLHYLPFVIMARVTYVHHYYPALYFAILTFGFLTDWFTRNQKKIVQYATYAVLDATVIGLYIYFIPICWGMTGPNRQYGYMKWFDTWRMSDA; this is encoded by the exons ATGGCCGCCGTCAACGACAGAGGCCCTGTCGTCACTGGCGCTGATCTGGGCGATGCCCGAAGGCGTAACGTCCCAGGCACTCCCCAGACAGTTGCCGTCGTCCCAGAGCCTGATGATAAGAAGAAGGTCAGGAAG GAACCGTCCTTCCTCGAGATCCTGGACCAATGGGAGTGGATCATTGCCCCCATCGTATTCACCGCGctcgccttcttcacacGTCTCTACAAGATCGGTCTTTCCAACATCGTTACATGGGACGAAGCCCA TTTCGGAAAGTTCGGTAGCCACTACCTCAAACGCGAGTTCTACTTCGATGTCCAT CCCCCCGCTGGCAAGCTTCTTGTCGGTCTGAGCGGATATCTTGCCGGTTACAATGGGTCCTTCGAGTTCAAGTCGGGAGAGACCTATCCTCCTGAGCTCAACTACACTTTTATGCGCCAGTTCAACGCCTTTTGGGGTGCCATTTGCGTCCCCCTCGCCTACTGGACtgccaaggagctcaagcTCCGCCGCAATGCTGTCTGGCTCGTCACTCTCATGGTCCTCTGCGAGAACTCAtacaccaccatctcccggTTTATCCTCCTCGATTCTATGCTCCTGTTCGGTACCGTTGCCACGACACTCTGCTGGGCCAAGTTCCATGGCCAGCGCAAGAACAGCTTCGAGCCCGAGTGGTTCTTTTGGCTGTTCATGACTGGTCTTAGCATTGGTTTCGTTACCAGTGTCAAGCTGGTGGGACTCTTCGTCACTGCTCTGGTTGGGCTTTACACCATTGAGGATCTCTGGAACAAGTTTGGCGACACCAAGATGCCAatctccaccctcgccgcccacGTCGGAACTCGCGTCGTTGGTCTCATCATCCTGCCCTTCCTTGTTTACCTTCTCAGCTTCGCCATCCACTTTGCGGTTCTCACCAATAGCGGTCCTGGCGATGCCCAGATGTCTTCACTTTTCCAGGCCAACTTGAGGGGGACTGAGGTCGGCAGGAACAGCCCATTGGAAGTGGCCATCGGTTCCAAGGTTACCATCAAAAATATGGGCTATGGTGGGGGTCTCCTCCACAGCCACGTTCAGACCTACCCCGAGGGCTCTGGCCAGCAACAGGTTACCTGCTACCACCACAAGGATGCCAACAATGACTGGTTCTTCTACCCCAACCGCCGCGATGCCGATTACGATGCCGCTGCCGAACCCCGTTTCATTGCCGACGGCCAGACCATTCGTCTCCTTCACTCCCAGACCGGCCGCAACCTCCACTCTCACCAAATCGCTgctcccatcaccaaggcCGACTGGGAAGTTTCCAGCTACGGCAACATCACTGTTGGCGACGAGAAGGACCACTGGAAGATTGAGGTTGTCAGTGATGCTGCCTCCAGGGACCGCTCCAAGATCCGCACTCTTACCACCGCTTTCCGGTTAAAGCACGAGGTTTTGGGCTGCTATCTCCGCGCTGGCAATGTCAACTTGCCCCAGTGGGGTTTCAAGCAGATTGAGGTTACCTGCACCAAGGACAACAAGCCTCGCGACACCTACACCCACTGGAACATTGAGTCTCACATTAACGAGAAGC TCCCTCCTGGAGACCCTGGCCAGTACAGGTCGCCCTTCTTCAAGGACTTCGTGCACCTG AACGTTGCCATGATGACCTCCAACAACGCCCTTGTGCCCGATCCCGATAAGCAGGACGACTTGGCTTCTCAGTGGTGGCAATGGCCCATTCTGCACGTTGGTCTCAGGATGTGCGGCTGGGACGACAAGATCGTCAAGTACTTCCTTCTCGGCAACCCCCTCGTCTATTGGGGCTCGACTGCCGGGCTCGGTGTCTTTGGTCTTTTGACCGTCTGGTACATCCTCCGCTGGCAGAGAGGGTACAGGGAGCTTTCCCAGTTCGACATTGACCAGATCCACTACGCCGGCATCTACCCCGTCATTGGCTGGTTCCTCCACTACTTGCCCTTCGTCATCATGGCTCGTGTCACCTACGTCCACCATTACTACCCAGCCTTGTACTTCGCCATCCTCACTTTCGGCTTCCTCACCGACTGGTTCACCCGCaaccagaagaagattgTTCAGTACGCCACTTATGCCGTGCTCGACGCGACGGTCATTGGGCTGTACATTTACTTTATTCCCATCTGCTGGGGCATGACTGGTCCCAACAGGCAGTACGGCTACATGAAGTGGTTTGACACGTGGAGGATGTCGGATGCTTAA
- the WWM1 gene encoding WW domain-containing protein wwm1 (COG:A; EggNog:ENOG503P2KC) — MADFDAPTGPPPPKVPEGWVARWNDQYKEWFYVNTYTKKSQWEKPTEPAIPPRDDAPAGPPPSYTAGDVKPVVVSDAKVNPYDNTNQSTTGGASGSGTHQTESEDERLARQLQAEEDARARSHGGTTTPQQSFPGQLPPRPDNLEKGKSFLGKLFGGKKGGGGSHGSGGTLGGLGGLMANRPGSHSQYPGGYGGPAPPPQGAYGGGGYPPQGVYGGYPPQQGYGGYPPQQGYPQQGYGGYPPQGGYGGYPQQGYGAHGRPAKSGPGMGMMAGGAALGVGAGLLGGALVADAIHDNQQEAYQEGYQDGAEGDFGGGDDFGGGDF; from the exons ATGGCCGACTTTGACGCTCCCACCGGCCCCCCCCCGCCCAAGGTGCCAGAAGGCTGGGTCGCGCGCTGGAACGACCAGTACAAGGAATG GTTCTACGTAAACACCTACACCAAAAAGTCCCAATGGGAAAAACCCACCGAGCCGGCCATCCCGCCCCGCGATGACGCTCCTGCCGGTCCGCCCCCGAGTTACACCGCCGGGGATGTTAAacctgttgttgtttctgaTGCAAAGGTCAATCCTTACGATAATACCAACCAGTCGACCACGGGCGGTGCGTCCGGATCTGGGACCCATCAAACCGAAAGCGAAGACGAACGCCTGGCTAGGCAGCTAcaggcggaggaggacgcTAGGGCGCGGTCTCATGGGGGTACTACAACGCCGCAGCAGAGCTTTCCGGGACAGCTCCCGCCTAGACCGGATAATcttgagaaggggaagagtttcttggggaagttgtttggggggaagaaggggggcgGTGGTAGTCATGGGTCTGGAGGGACattgggtgggttgggggggttgatggctAATCGCCCTGGGAGTCACAGTCAGTATCCGGGGGGTTATGGAGGGCCGGCGCCGCCTCCTCAGGGGGCttatggtggtggcggttaTCCTCCTCAGGGAGTGTACGGCGGttatcctcctcagcaggggTATGGAGGTTACCCTCCTCAGCAGGGTTATCCACAGCAGGGTTATGGGGGTTATCCTCCTCAGGGGGGGTATGGGGGTTATCCTCAGCAGGGCTATGGTGCTCACGGTAGGCCCGCGAAGAGCGGTcctgggatggggatgatggctgGTGGTGCGGCGTTGGGTGTGGGTGCTGGATTGCTTGGTGGTGCGTTGGTTGCGGATGCGATACATGACAATCAGCAGGAGGCTTATCAGGAGGGGTATCAGgatggggcggagggggattttggtgggggggatgattttgggggtggtgatttCTAG
- a CDS encoding hypothetical protein (COG:U; EggNog:ENOG503NZ4I) has product MTSQPAWDYIAKLVCIGDSGCGKSSLTIRLCEGRFVTHHDVTIGVEFGSRIVPVGPPYSTTTEECSTSTPIPSTPSSPKPANGKPPAGLPKPPTVPTPQSEAAAAASQKHMKLSLWDTAGQETYKSVTRSYFRGASGALLVFDLTRKSTFTHVTDWLNDLRQIAEPDIVVVLVGNKADLASPEAEGGQNKREVSRQEAEEWARRNGVLEYVETSAKSGEGVEKAFMRVAEKIFGNIQQGKYDLNDRRSGVKGPNFGGPPGSSGGKPVRLTNSANKSSGGCC; this is encoded by the coding sequence aTGACTTCCCAACCCGCCTGGGACTATATCGCAAAGCTAGTATGCATAGGCGACTCAGGCTGTGGTAAATCCTCCCTGACCATACGTCTCTGCGAAGGCCGCTTCGTTACCCATCATGACGTAACCATCGGCGTGGAGTTTGGCTCCCGCATCGTCCCCGTCGGTCCCCCTtattccaccaccacagaagAGTGCTCTACCTCAACCCCAATACCGTCCACTCCGTCTTCCCCAAAACCTGCCAACGGCAAGCCCCCAGCCGGcctcccaaaacccccaacAGTCCCTACCCCCCAGTCCGAAGCAGCCGCTGCTGCCTCCCAAAAGCACATGAAGCTTTCCCTCTGGGACACTGCCGGACAAGAAACGTACAAGTCCGTCACGAGATCCTACTTTCGCGGCGCATCTGGTGCGCTCTTGGTCTTCGATCTCACCCGCAAGTCCACCTTTACGCACGTCACCGACTGGCTCAACGACCTCCGCCAGATCGCCGAGCCCGACATCGTCGTTGTTCTCGTGGGTAACAAGGCCGATCTGGCCTCGCCAGAAGCAGAGGGAGGGCAGAACAAGCGCGAGGTCTCACGGCAAGAAGCGGAGGAGTGGGCCCGTAGGAATGGCGTGCTTGAATACGTCGAAACTAGCGCAAAGAGCGGGGAGGGAGTAGAAAAGGCCTTTATGAGAGTAGCCGAAAAGATTTTTGGGAACATTCAACAGGGGAAATACGACTTGAATGACAGGAGGTCAGGCGTGAAGGGACCGAACTTTGGGGGGCCGCCAGGGAGCTCGGGGGGCAAGCCGGTGAGGTTGACGAACAGTGCGAATAAGAGCTCGGGCGGGTGCTGTTGA
- a CDS encoding hypothetical protein (COG:I; EggNog:ENOG503NVKY) produces MFSEYASKFLAQSQSRFSNFAGQPDNADRPSRPSGWQNRGARFGGRSYLGRGGGGNPYQTSNSRFGSMAAFGSRYNQDAPLFQPPLDHDEEDEEERDREAADIYALQQSRRVLAAGRLEESTETDHDGSRASIEQSQEYEGSGSLGERLRGIRSSWNGPKKYKRATMEEEPPTERPEPRKHIREISRDSTDTKGMEDVGLESTIAYSEPPADLMMEDSTPPAFQKFRSPGGPSRPLLRRGSDEDSELGLRPPSSVGTEVNATALPPASDGEMFRHDAFFAWIYLIAQASLFATFVLIFMHTSGNKASGDTIYTTLKASFHLLAVDTLVAIIVSMVWLAALRSFVRPLVILVLVAVPIILLSFSLYPFISSYQETGGSSRFQDTAMRWAATIPGIWALIWVYMVWKGRESIQSAMSILDFSSRILTANSALILVGMGCLAAVVLWTWTWLFMFTRVFLGGSFSSKLARFIISASTWWLGAYFILMYLWTLSIISAVQRSTTAATVSQWYFHRNAVPAPSSRDVVSAALSHAMTTIFGTISLSTLLALAIRLPLLVLPRRLAHILTMFVYSFIPTPIAALTNPLTLTYAAIHSQPLSISARGLSSMEFLAPQRPTTTLTPAALPKHNRHSPLLPYRLAKLILHATRFMMAIALGFAGWVMTAKQLEIERQGKVGIRGSAYAYVVGLIASFIGWGILGAMEGILSGIVDGVVVCYGSEKRMLTGAGGYCMEAANLFGDRRGQGDRESIY; encoded by the exons ATGTTCTCTGAAT ATGCCTCTAAATTCCTTGCGCAGTCGCAGTCGAGGTTCTCCAACTTTGCCGGCCAGCCAGATAACGCCGACAGGCCATCACGGCCGTCCGGATGGCAGAATAGAGGCGCGCGATTCGGGGGACGTTCCTATCTCGGtcggggcggcggtgggaaCCCGTATCAAACCAGCAACTCCCGGTTCGGTAGTATGGCAGCCTTCGGTTCGAGGTACAATCAGGACGCCCCGTTGTTCCAACCCCCACTAGATCACGAtgaggaagacgaagaagagagagatcGAGAGGCCGCAGACATTTATGCTTTGCAACAATCACGCCGTGTTCTCGCCGCCGGCCGACTCGAAGAAAGCACCGAAACAGATCACGATGGGAGCCGCGCTTCGATAGAGCAAAGCCAGGAGTATGAAGGATCTGGGTCTCTTGGGGAACGTCTCCGAGGCATCCGGAGTAGCTGGAACGGCCCCAAGAAGTACAAGAGGGCGACCATGGAAGAGGAGCCACCAACAGAACGGCCGGAGCCGAGGAAGCACATACGCGAAATATCGAGGGATAGCACGGATACCAAAGGGATGGAAGATGTTGGTCTAGAATCAACCATCGCCTACAGCGAACCACCAGCAgacttgatgatggaggacaGTACCCCTCCGGCCTTCCAAAAGTTCAGGTCGCCTGGCGGTCCGTCGCGCCCGCTGCTTAGGAGAGGTTCTGACGAGGATTCGGAGCTTGGACTGCGACCGCCCAGCTCAGTCGGGACAGAAGTTAATGCCACTGCGCTGCCGCCGGCATCGGATGGAGAAATGTTTCGACACGACGCCTTCTTTGCCTGGATCTACCTGATCGCCCAAGCATCCCTGTTTGCTACCTTTGTCCTAATCTTCATGCATACAAGTGGTAACAAGGCATCTGGAGACACTATCTACACCACGCTAAAGGCATCTTTCCATCTGCTGGCTGTCGACACTTTGGTGGCCATCATAGTCTCCATGGTATGGTTGGCGGCCCTGCGGTCGTTCGTCCGACCGCTTGTTAtcctggtgttggtggcggtGCCAATAATCCTCTTATCGTTTTCGCTGTATCCGTTCATTTCGAGTTATCAGGAGACTGGTGGCAGTTCACGATTCCAGGATACAGCCATGAGATGGGCAGCGACGATCCCTGGTATATGGGCACTGATATGGGTATACATGGTTTGGAAAGGCCGCGAATCTATTCAGTCTGCTATGAGCATTCTCGATTTCTCGAGCCGCATCCTGACGGCGAATTCAGCTCTTATTTTAGTTGGCATGGGCTGCCTTGCTGCTGTGGTGCTCTGGACGTGGACTTGGCTTTTCATGTTCACTAGAGTATTTCTCGGTGGAAGCTTCTCCAGCAAGCTCGCCAGGTTCATCATCAGCGCTTCGACTTGGTGGCTGGGGGCGTACTTTATACTCATGTACCTCTGGACGCTGTCGATCATCTCCGCGGTTCAGCGGAGCACAACAGCGGCGACGGTGTCGCAGTGGTATTTCCATCGGAATGCGGTTCCAGCTCCATCTAGTAGGGACGTTGTTTCCGCTGCCCTGAGCCATGCCATGACCACCATCTTCGGAACCATCAGCTTGTCGACGTTGCTAGCTCTTGCGATTCGCCTACCCCTACTGGTTTTGCCGCGGAGACTGGCTCATATCCTGACCATGTTTGTCTACTCGTTCATTCCGACCCCGATCGCGGCGTTGACGAACCCGTTGACCTTGACATATGCGGCCATCCACTCGCAACCGCTGTCGATTTCGGCCAGGGGTCTGTCATCGATGGAATTCCTGGCACCCCAACGGCCTACCACTACTCTCACACCTGCCGCGTTGCCCAAGCATAACAGGCATTCGCCTCTTCTTCCCTACCGGCTTGCGAAGCTGATCCTTCACGCCACGCGCTTCATGATGGCCATTGCGCTGGGATTTGCGGGGTGGGTCATGACTGCGAAGCAACTCGAAATCGAAAGGCAGGGCAAGGTGGGCATCCGGGGAAGCGCCTATGCGTATGTGGTTGGGTTAATCGCCAGCTTCATAGGCTGGGGCATTTTGGGAGCCATGGAGGGCATTCTCAGCGGCATTGTTGATGGCGTAGTGGTCTGCTATGGCAGCGAGAAGAGAATGTTGACtggagcgggaggatacTGCATGGAGGCGGCGAACCTGTTTGGGGATAGAAGGGGACAGGGTGACAGAGAGTCTATCTATTAG
- a CDS encoding hypothetical protein (EggNog:ENOG503P51D; COG:J), whose translation MVGVIRRLHKLKALLDIRCGPGAAIFPSDVTRIHLEFAYGLAGHLGPRKFWNTNLPRLKFWNPAIPMIVNRTTDVTGPAVLSVYFREPGSILQELQTPSSSFHGFAKAPQPAEGERVLTIDMKNLPSEKILDELISKSGAVPVRPTPQDEADLAELRDLERTGEIDRERVKRKTDAEKREKRLIAQAQSEAAAIRAAL comes from the exons ATGGTCGGCGTAATAAGGAGATTAcacaagctcaaggct CTCCTTGACATCAGGTGCGGGCCGGGGGCTGCCATCTTCCCCAGCGATGTGACCAGGATACACCTCGAGTTTGCCTATGGTCTGGCAGGACACTTGGGACCAAG GAAATTTTGGAACACAAATCTCCCACGACTGAAATTCTGGAACCCCGCTATTCCGATGATTGTCAACCGAACAACAGACGTAACTGGGCCAGCGGTATTGAGTGTCTACTTCCGCGAGCCGGGCTCGATATTGCAGGAATTGCAGACGCCAAGTTCATCTTTCCACGGGTTCGCCAAGGCCCCACAACCAGCCGAGGGCGAGCGTGTCCTTACGATTGATATGAAGAACCTGCCGTCCGAGAAAATTCTCGACGAGCTCATCAGCAAGAGTGGCGCGGTTCCAGTAAGACCAACACCGCAAGACGAGGCCGACTTGGCCGAACTCAGGGACTTGGAGCGCACGGGAGAGATCGACCGGGAAAGAGTAAAGAGGAAGACGGATGctgagaagagggagaagaggctCATTGCCCAGGCGCAGTCTGAGGCTGCCGCTATCAGGGCTGCGCTATAA